The following DNA comes from Patescibacteria group bacterium.
CCGCTGGTCATAAAAAGATTTTTGCTGCAGTAAAAGATTCTTTAAAAAAATAACGTCTTCCTATGAAAAAAACGTTGATCATTTTGGTAGTAATTGTGATTATTTTAATTTTGACGGTGATTGGCGTTAGGATTTTTAGTGGCGAAGACAATTGGATCTGTGTTGACGGTCAGTGGCAAAAGCATGGTAATCCTAGCGCGGAAAAACCAACAACTGGTTGCGGTACGGAAAATATAAACGAAGATTTGTCGGATGCCGAGATTAAGGATGTTCAACTGTCAGATATTATTTCTAGTCCGTTAGAGTTTACCGGCCAAGCAAAAGGCAGTTGGTTTTTTGAATCTAGTTTTCCAGTCAAAATTATAGATGATAAAGGACAGGAATTAGGCAGCGGTATAGCGACCGCGCAAGGGGATTGGATGACCGAAGATTTTGTTCCCTTTACTGCCAAAGTTGATTTTAAACATGGTCAAGCCACAAGTGGCTTTGTTGTTCTTAGCAAAGACAATCCCTCGGGACTAGCGGTAAATGACGCCTCAATGAAAATACCGGTTAATTTTAGCAATCAGGAAAAAATTATAGTTAAGGTTTATTTTGGCAATAATCAGTTTGATCCGCAAGTTTTATGTAATAAAGTTTTTGCTGTTAATAGGCAAGTGGTTAAAACCGTTGCTACGGCTAGAGTAGCTCTCGATCAACTGTTATCCGGACCAACGACAGAAGAGTTTAATATTGGTTATTTTACTTCTTTAAATCCTGGTGTTAAGATTCAAAAACTGGAAATTGCTAACGGCGTAGCTTCGGTCGATTTTGACAAAAGCCTAGAGCAAGGTGTCGGCGGATCTTGTCGTGTCGCTGCTATCCGTGCTCAGATTACGGAAACGTTGATGCAGTTTCCGACGATTGATAAAGTGGTTATTTCTATTAACGGTCGTGTTGAAGATATTTTGCAGCCATGAAATAAGGCCAGGAGTTTTGAAAAAGTTTAATTAATTAAATTTTTTTGTGCTATCATCTATTGATGAAATAAAATCCAAGGTTGATATAGTTGATTTACTTTCTGAATACGTGAAACTAAAACAAGCGGGGGTTAATTGGAAGGCAAATTGTCCTTTTCATCATGAAAAAACCCCGTCTTTTATGGTTTCGCGTGACAAACAAATTTGGCACTGTTTCGGTTGCGGCGAAGGCGGGGATATTTTTACTTTTGTTCAAAAAATAGAAGGACTGGATTTTTCCGAAGCTTTGAGTGTGTTAGCTAAAAAAGCCGGAGTGATTTTACAGCACGAAGATCCGTCAATAACTAATCAGCGCACGCGGCTAGTCGATATTAACGATT
Coding sequences within:
- a CDS encoding GerMN domain-containing protein, producing MKKTLIILVVIVIILILTVIGVRIFSGEDNWICVDGQWQKHGNPSAEKPTTGCGTENINEDLSDAEIKDVQLSDIISSPLEFTGQAKGSWFFESSFPVKIIDDKGQELGSGIATAQGDWMTEDFVPFTAKVDFKHGQATSGFVVLSKDNPSGLAVNDASMKIPVNFSNQEKIIVKVYFGNNQFDPQVLCNKVFAVNRQVVKTVATARVALDQLLSGPTTEEFNIGYFTSLNPGVKIQKLEIANGVASVDFDKSLEQGVGGSCRVAAIRAQITETLMQFPTIDKVVISINGRVEDILQP